Proteins encoded in a region of the Flavobacteriales bacterium genome:
- a CDS encoding ABC transporter ATP-binding protein produces the protein MKNEAFLSVSGLQASFHTEQGMQDVLHDIDIQLARGRTLGIVGESGSGKSVTSLSLMRLIPSPPIHYSAGEIRLGEERVSLDPTDLSRIRELRGKRIAMIFQEPMSSLNPLHRCGHQVMEAIQTHRPLDETACQAEVIELFAQVKLPDPMRAFRSYPHELSGGQLQRVMIAMAICNRPDLLIADEPTTALDVTVQREVIELLQELQNSEGMAMMFISHDLGVVGQIADELIVMKNGHIVEQGDARSILASPQADYTKGLLASRPPLSGRPERLMTVSDFESGEGKESPQVSSATRAERHEAIYAQPPLLEVEELHTWYPIRKGMLGKASEHVKAVNGVDLQLYPGETLGVVGESGCGKSTLGRTIIGLEQAHAGTIRYQGRDVSEMDRSEHKGFVKEVQMIFQDPYSSLNPRISIGEAIREPMDVHHILPTKTQRKERVIQLLEQVGLQADHYHRYPHEFSGGQRQRICIARTLALDPKVVICDESVSALDVSVQAQVLNLLNDLKEAYGLSYIFISHDLSVVRYMSDKVMVMHQGQVVEYEEADALYRSPQAAYTERLIASAYTLD, from the coding sequence ATGAAGAATGAAGCCTTTCTATCCGTCAGTGGGCTACAAGCCTCTTTCCATACCGAGCAGGGGATGCAGGATGTGCTACACGATATCGACATCCAACTCGCTCGTGGGCGTACCTTGGGTATCGTAGGAGAATCCGGCTCTGGGAAGTCTGTCACCTCACTCAGCCTCATGCGACTCATCCCCTCTCCACCCATCCATTACAGCGCTGGAGAGATCCGTTTGGGAGAAGAACGCGTCTCACTCGACCCCACCGACCTCTCCCGCATCAGGGAATTGCGTGGGAAGCGTATCGCTATGATCTTCCAAGAACCCATGAGCTCGCTGAATCCCCTGCATCGCTGTGGGCATCAGGTGATGGAAGCGATACAGACCCATAGACCCTTGGACGAGACAGCTTGTCAAGCTGAGGTGATCGAGCTCTTCGCTCAGGTCAAGCTCCCCGATCCGATGCGAGCCTTCAGAAGCTATCCTCACGAGCTATCTGGAGGTCAACTCCAGCGGGTGATGATCGCCATGGCCATCTGCAACCGCCCCGATCTGCTAATAGCCGATGAGCCCACCACTGCACTGGATGTCACTGTACAACGCGAGGTCATCGAATTGCTTCAAGAATTACAGAACAGTGAGGGAATGGCCATGATGTTCATCAGTCACGACCTCGGTGTGGTGGGACAGATTGCCGATGAACTCATTGTGATGAAGAACGGCCACATCGTGGAGCAAGGCGATGCGCGCAGCATTCTTGCCTCACCTCAAGCAGACTATACCAAGGGACTCTTGGCGAGCCGACCTCCGCTCTCTGGCAGACCGGAGCGACTCATGACCGTTTCTGATTTCGAATCGGGAGAAGGAAAGGAGTCACCACAGGTCAGCAGCGCTACACGTGCTGAACGACATGAAGCCATCTATGCCCAGCCTCCCCTGTTGGAAGTCGAAGAGCTGCATACCTGGTACCCCATACGCAAAGGCATGCTGGGCAAGGCCAGCGAGCATGTCAAAGCCGTCAACGGTGTGGATCTACAGCTCTATCCGGGAGAGACCTTGGGCGTGGTGGGAGAATCGGGATGTGGGAAGTCCACTCTTGGGCGCACCATCATCGGACTGGAGCAGGCACATGCCGGAACCATCCGCTATCAAGGCAGAGACGTCAGTGAGATGGACCGTTCTGAACACAAGGGGTTCGTCAAGGAGGTGCAGATGATCTTTCAAGATCCTTACTCCTCCCTCAATCCGCGTATCTCCATTGGGGAGGCCATCCGAGAACCGATGGATGTACACCACATCCTACCCACCAAGACACAACGCAAAGAGCGGGTCATCCAACTACTCGAGCAAGTGGGCCTGCAGGCCGATCACTATCACCGCTATCCGCATGAATTCTCTGGAGGCCAGCGCCAACGCATCTGCATTGCCCGCACTCTCGCCTTGGACCCCAAGGTGGTCATCTGCGATGAATCCGTATCGGCCTTGGATGTCTCCGTACAGGCACAGGTGCTCAATCTGCTCAATGATCTGAAGGAAGCCTATGGATTGAGCTACATATTCATCTCGCATGACCTTTCGGTGGTGCGCTACATGAGCGATAAGGTGATGGTGATGCATCAGGGACAGGTGGTGGAGTATGAAGAGGCAGATGCCCTGTATCGCTCTCCCCAGGCAGCCTATACCGAGCGACTTATCGCCTCGGCCTATACCTTGGATTGA
- a CDS encoding bifunctional 3-deoxy-7-phosphoheptulonate synthase/chorismate mutase type II — protein MTTIKDIYPFADWNPTGERPMLILGPCSAEYEEQLFTTAREIKELGRPFLLRAGIWKPRTRPGSFEGKGEEALQWLASVKEELQIPVTTEVANAEHVELCLKYGVDALWIGARTTVNPFSVQEIADALQGVDIPVFVKNPIHPDMGLWIGALERINRAGVNKLGAIHRGFHYQDNYPYRNLPNWELAIEMKTRLPELPIICDVSHIAGDPEIIPRVAQRAMDLYMDGLLIETHFRPEEALSDARQQVTPTHLSRILENLEIREPSTGDAHFTDEIQRLRARIDNIDESLMELLSERMKVVEEIGFKKKEQNVTIFQLERWLEIMENYMQWGSQLELRDEFIQRFLEALHLESIEIQQQVMNSQLDEDQSKV, from the coding sequence ATGACCACGATCAAGGACATATATCCCTTTGCTGATTGGAATCCGACTGGGGAGCGCCCGATGCTCATCCTAGGTCCATGCAGTGCTGAATATGAAGAACAGCTCTTCACCACAGCCCGGGAGATCAAGGAATTGGGAAGACCCTTCTTACTCCGGGCCGGCATCTGGAAACCCCGTACCCGCCCCGGAAGTTTTGAAGGCAAAGGAGAAGAAGCTCTGCAATGGCTGGCGTCCGTCAAGGAAGAACTACAGATTCCCGTCACTACCGAAGTGGCCAATGCCGAGCATGTGGAACTCTGTCTGAAATACGGGGTCGATGCCTTATGGATAGGTGCACGCACTACGGTCAATCCCTTCTCCGTACAAGAGATCGCAGATGCGCTACAAGGAGTGGATATCCCCGTATTCGTCAAGAATCCCATCCACCCCGATATGGGCCTATGGATAGGAGCACTGGAGCGGATCAATAGGGCCGGGGTGAATAAACTGGGGGCCATCCATCGCGGCTTCCACTATCAAGACAACTATCCTTACCGCAATCTTCCCAACTGGGAGTTGGCCATCGAGATGAAGACCCGTCTACCAGAACTGCCCATCATCTGTGACGTGAGCCATATCGCAGGAGATCCAGAGATCATCCCGCGCGTGGCGCAACGCGCCATGGACCTTTATATGGATGGTCTGCTGATCGAGACCCATTTCAGACCGGAAGAAGCCCTGAGCGATGCCCGTCAACAGGTCACACCCACGCATTTGTCCCGCATACTGGAGAACCTGGAAATACGCGAACCAAGCACAGGGGACGCACATTTTACCGATGAGATCCAACGCTTGCGCGCCCGTATCGATAATATCGATGAATCCCTGATGGAGTTGCTTTCCGAGCGAATGAAAGTGGTCGAAGAGATCGGATTCAAGAAGAAGGAGCAGAACGTGACCATCTTCCAATTGGAACGCTGGCTCGAGATCATGGAGAACTACATGCAATGGGGATCCCAGCTCGAACTACGTGATGAATTCATTCAGCGATTCTTGGAAGCCTTACATCTAGAGAGCATCGAGATCCAGCAGCAGGTGATGAATAGCCAGCTGGACGAGGATCAATCCAAGGTATAG
- a CDS encoding T9SS type A sorting domain-containing protein, producing the protein MVQAPDGRVFVAEKGGDVRIIEDGILLDQPFYSVETETPGERGITGLLLHPDFDVNGYVYIYYTVVDENRNVLIRVQSSGNTASSETEETIFEFDTMWAAWHNGGGMVFDDNGDIIIGVGDGTGWQSAEQMTTTLGKILRITEDGEIPTNNPFYNETDDDQKAIWGIGVRNPYTMAKQGSTGRIFFNDVGNEEWEEVNEVIEGAHYGWGSIEGPIQPGETPPEGYQDPLHAYDHSDGCAIVGATFYEPEIVIFPEEYESMFFFMEHCEGEVRSLDPLTLDVAVFATGFQFPNAILTLSDGAILISEIYNNRILRVEYAGSGVPFVIEQPQDAIAVIGETAEFSLTAGGEGELDYTWYKDQVEIPSSNAPAIAIGPIDIEDNGSIIQCEISNSFGQVSSQEVLLSVLDDSRPQVQILQPASGATYQAGDTLWFSGMVTDIEDGPIDPADWVWDIYFHHNVHRHPALLGYTGQSSGYYVIPDQGEVANDVWFRVELKAVDSSGLESSVHTDVLPEYCFFSVESDPEGIPIKVDGSSLLTGEDVQSILNMKRTLETEEFVIQSNRLYRFKDWGDPSSTSLTTSFHASDTTLNLEYDYLHDYFYGDESEDLVVQYYIGTDENREFHSEVNKALVDGNWSNSNPVIPSWSFPNNDYSVVYIGSILAPYTGVYDLEVYHDGHVQLFLEDSLIMDELSSMPHIDTHSVQTYFEAGLRYNFILDYRHFEIQSRVKLSWSFSELDTHVIPSAQLFGPFSYVEGDYLSEVLVFPNPSTGSVQVDFGSSWNSWISDKGRISIYSVLGQEIIEDVDLSFDSQIGIENLRPGLYFLDLRTEEYQRTIQIAVH; encoded by the coding sequence ATGGTCCAAGCTCCAGATGGGCGGGTCTTTGTCGCTGAGAAAGGAGGGGATGTCCGCATAATAGAGGATGGGATTCTCCTAGATCAGCCATTTTATTCCGTTGAAACAGAAACTCCTGGAGAAAGGGGAATTACTGGATTATTGCTCCATCCTGACTTCGATGTGAATGGATATGTCTATATCTACTATACAGTTGTAGACGAGAATAGGAACGTCCTCATCAGGGTTCAGTCCAGCGGGAATACAGCTTCTTCAGAGACAGAAGAGACCATATTTGAGTTTGATACCATGTGGGCTGCTTGGCACAATGGAGGTGGAATGGTTTTCGATGACAATGGAGATATCATCATAGGTGTGGGAGATGGCACTGGATGGCAAAGTGCCGAACAGATGACCACTACCTTGGGAAAAATCCTCCGAATCACTGAGGATGGTGAGATTCCTACAAATAATCCATTCTACAATGAGACCGATGATGACCAAAAGGCCATTTGGGGCATTGGGGTCAGGAATCCCTACACCATGGCCAAACAAGGAAGCACGGGAAGGATCTTTTTCAATGATGTGGGCAATGAGGAGTGGGAAGAGGTCAATGAGGTCATCGAAGGTGCGCACTACGGTTGGGGAAGTATCGAAGGGCCCATACAGCCAGGGGAAACCCCTCCTGAGGGATATCAAGACCCGCTTCATGCCTATGATCATTCAGACGGATGTGCCATCGTAGGGGCTACGTTCTATGAACCTGAAATTGTCATTTTTCCAGAAGAGTATGAGTCCATGTTCTTTTTCATGGAGCACTGTGAAGGGGAAGTTCGTTCTCTGGATCCTTTGACTTTAGATGTTGCAGTGTTTGCCACAGGCTTTCAATTTCCCAATGCGATTCTGACACTCTCCGATGGGGCAATATTGATATCTGAAATTTATAATAACCGGATACTCAGAGTTGAATATGCTGGCTCGGGAGTGCCTTTTGTTATAGAACAACCACAAGACGCGATAGCCGTGATAGGAGAAACGGCTGAATTCTCACTTACTGCGGGAGGAGAGGGTGAACTGGATTACACGTGGTATAAGGATCAAGTCGAGATACCAAGTTCTAATGCTCCTGCAATTGCCATCGGACCTATAGACATTGAGGATAATGGAAGCATTATCCAATGCGAGATCTCCAATTCCTTTGGTCAGGTTTCTTCTCAAGAGGTTTTGTTGAGTGTACTGGACGACTCAAGACCACAGGTACAGATACTTCAACCAGCATCGGGAGCTACCTATCAAGCTGGAGATACACTTTGGTTCTCAGGGATGGTCACCGACATCGAGGATGGGCCCATCGACCCAGCTGATTGGGTTTGGGACATATACTTCCACCATAATGTCCATCGACATCCCGCACTACTCGGATACACAGGTCAATCGAGTGGATACTACGTCATTCCAGATCAAGGAGAAGTAGCCAATGATGTTTGGTTCAGAGTAGAATTAAAGGCTGTGGATTCATCAGGATTGGAGTCCTCTGTCCACACGGATGTCCTACCTGAATACTGCTTTTTCAGCGTAGAATCCGACCCGGAAGGGATTCCTATAAAAGTCGATGGCTCTTCGTTATTGACTGGAGAAGATGTACAGAGTATTCTAAACATGAAAAGAACTCTAGAGACTGAAGAATTCGTTATTCAATCCAATAGACTGTATCGATTCAAAGATTGGGGAGATCCTTCTAGTACCTCTTTGACCACTTCATTTCATGCCAGCGATACGACCCTGAACCTAGAGTATGACTATTTGCATGATTACTTCTATGGTGATGAATCAGAAGACCTCGTGGTTCAATATTATATCGGTACTGATGAGAATAGAGAGTTCCATTCAGAGGTGAACAAAGCCCTAGTAGACGGAAATTGGAGCAATTCCAATCCTGTGATACCTAGTTGGTCCTTTCCTAACAATGATTATAGTGTGGTTTATATTGGATCCATACTCGCACCTTACACTGGAGTCTATGATCTAGAGGTGTATCATGATGGGCACGTTCAGCTATTCTTGGAAGATTCGTTGATCATGGATGAGTTGTCTAGCATGCCACATATAGACACGCATTCTGTTCAAACGTACTTTGAAGCTGGATTGAGATATAACTTTATTCTAGATTATCGTCATTTTGAGATTCAATCAAGAGTGAAGCTTTCATGGTCCTTTTCTGAATTGGATACGCATGTCATCCCGAGTGCACAGCTTTTCGGTCCTTTTTCATATGTTGAAGGAGACTATCTTTCTGAAGTCCTCGTCTTTCCTAACCCGAGCACAGGTTCAGTGCAGGTCGATTTTGGATCGAGCTGGAATTCTTGGATCTCGGATAAGGGGCGAATAAGTATCTATTCCGTTCTAGGTCAAGAAATAATAGAGGATGTTGACTTATCATTCGATTCACAGATTGGAATCGAGAATCTACGGCCAGGGCTGTACTTTTTAGATTTGAGGACCGAGGAATATCAACGGACTATCCAGATAGCGGTCCATTGA